The Parambassis ranga chromosome 19, fParRan2.1, whole genome shotgun sequence genome contains a region encoding:
- the LOC114451689 gene encoding cadherin-related family member 5, producing MAVTELNHRTVVCTLLVHLCLHTVTGMSGWAGCLDGQDVFASIKENSVWGEVVAELMDDTGMEGVHWSLDGKDADWFFLDERSIRLNASADKILDQELLGPVLMAELSCYEDDLLQSVYRVMVEILNENDNFPVFAEDTVQSLIISELTPVNTVVFTVQATDADNDKIIYSIDQTSPDAEYFKVDLPNSGEVMLSKPLDYETKTLLTVTIYASEMNTAERFNTSTNITITVLDGDDQYPQFLPCVLLFQDESSRVCTSPVYTVNITEGEEDIVLDFSPGPIHAVDGDRGLSSSVSYAILSGDDEGHFIMDRETGEMRLTRGVTDRLTTPELHLQVMAYQDNDPRKYSVATVLVRILAVNKFYPEFDMAEYHGFVAARKSSASLVNTYGSKALMLHVQDQDFDHGFNPLIHLTFSPSSNHTDIYQVTQQGLLIAKTHQLKPKQKHVVEVMAVDQESGDSAFATVLVEVLAEGQLIPLSPGDDHLTGCTVGKALFLSMVFMTVLGCILSMLMWLKRKLKGKRNPLERGCVAQGKHPNVSLRWFQLVSHGGGAMPQMDEDPYRNEEYGTCNPSFSFQDKTGTHTHQDLPHSQAPIPPITTALPDTSFIPTEAACRPLISNNNASTPTKSSCSSPSSCPVAVDLNLTHTAQNSAPPEENPCLPPDPTDMQNTPSHDATPSSPSSSPASQSTNDNIDPVTSPSSQASVPCSHTRIASAEIDKPFRKPRVKTPPYSPLLTSKQTSTPPSTPEHDLLKATLVHIDTSPHDTPPETRQQTSETFSADADEPATLLDHTDPSGHEGTHSPSQDRRPSTNSGNTQTGVGDEKDGADKNSEGEDELESDEEELLRVMARCNPIFITFSK from the exons ATGGCCGTCACAGAACTGAATCATAGGACTGTGGTCTGTACACTGCTGGTCCACCTATGTCTGCACACAGTCACAG GAATGTCAGGCTGGGCCGGATGTTTGGACGGTCAGGATGTGTTTGCATCAATCAAGGAAAATAGCGTATGGGGAGAAGTTGTTGCTGAACTGATGGATGACACTGGCATGGAGGGAGTTCACTGGAGTCTGGACGGAAAGGACGCTGATTGGTTCTTTTTGGATGAAAGAAGCATCCGGCTGAACGCGTCAGCTGACAAGATCCTTGATCAAGAG ctcCTGGGTCCTGTCCTAATGGCTGAGTTATCATGCTATGAGGACGACTTACTTCAG agTGTGTACAGGGTCATGGTGGAAATTCTCAATGAGAATGATAACTTTCCAGTCTTTGCAGAAGACACGGTCCAGTCTCTTATTATTAGTGAG ctaACTCCAGTCAACACTGTTGTGTTCACCGTCCAGGCCACAGATGCAGATAATGACAAAATCATTTACTCAATTGACCAGACATCA CCTGATGCAGAGTACTTCAAAGTTGATCTACCAAACAGTGGAGAGGTGATGCTGTCCAAGCCTCTGGACTACGAGACCAAAACTCTGCTCACTGTCACCATCTACGCCTCA GAAATGAACACAGCTGAGCGCTTCAATACCAGCACCAACATCACCATTACTGTTCTAGACGGAGATGACCAGTACCCACAGTTCCTGCCCTGCGTGTTGCTCTTCCAGGACGAGTCCAGCCGGGTCTGCACCAGCCCTGTGTACACAGTCAACATCACAGAGGGCGAAGAG GACATTGTGTTGGACTTTTCTCCTGGTCCCATTCATGCAGTGGATGGAGACAGAGGCCTCAGCTCTTCAGTCAGCTACGCCATTCTCTCAG GAGATGATGAAGGCCATTTTATCATGGACAGAGAAACAGGGGAGATGAGACTGACGCGGGGGGTGACAGACAGACTCACAACTCCAGAGCTACATCTTCAGGTCATG GCTTATCAGGACAACGACCCTAGGAAGTACTCTGTGGCTACAGTGCTGGTCCGGATCCTGGCTGTGAACAAGTTTTATCCAGAGTTCGACATGGCTGAGTATCACGGCTTTGTAGCTGCACGAAAGAGCTCCGCCTCTCTCGTCAACACTTATGGCAGCAAAGCACTAATGTTACACGTACAAGACCAAGACTTCGACcat GGTTTCAATCCCCTGATCCACCTTACCTTCAGTCCGTCTTCCAACCACACAGACATCTATCAGGTCACACAGCAGGGGCTCCTGATCGCCAAGACCCATCAGCTCAaaccaaaacagaaacatgtagtAGAG GTAATGGCTGTTGACCAGGAGTCAGGTGATTCCGCCTTTGCTACTGTACTGGTGGAAGTGCTAGCTGAAGGACAACTAA TCCCTCTTAGTCCGGGAGACGACCACCTGACAGGCTGCACAGTGGGCAAAGCCCTGTTCCTGAGCATGGTGTTCATGACTGTACTCGGATGCATCTTGTCTATGCTGATGTGGCTGAAGAGAAAACTTAAAGGAAAGAGGAACCCACTGGAGAGAGGCTGTGTGGCCCAGGGCAAACACCCCAATGTG AGCTTACGCTGGTTTCAGCTG GTGAGTCATGGAGGCGGTGCCATGCCACAGATGGATGAAGATCCCTACAGAAATGAAGAATACGGAACCTGCAATCCTTCCTTCAGTTTCCAAGACAAAACTGGCACCCACACCCATCAAGACCTCCCCCACAGCCAAGCACCCATTCCACCAATAACAACTGCTCTGCCCGACACCAGCTTCATCCCCACCGAGGCTGCCTGCAGGCCCCTGATTTCCAATAACAACGCCTCCACACCAACCAAAAGCTCCTGCAGTTCACCCAGCTCTTGCCCCGTGGCTGTGGATCTGAATCTCACTCATACAGCTCAAAATTCTGCTCCCCCCGAAGAAAACCCCTGCTTACCACCTGACCCTACTGACATGCAAAACACCCCCTCCCATGATGCCACTCCATCTTCACCTTCATCTAGTCCTGCTTCCCAGTCCACCAATGACAACATCGACCCCGTCACCAGCCCCTCCTCTCAGGCCAGTGTTCCCTGTAGTCACACCAGAATCGCTTCAGCAGAAATAGACAAACCCTTCCGCAAACCTCGTGTGAAGACACCCCCATATTCACCTCTACTTACCTCCAAACAGACAAGCACACCCCCATCCACCCCAGAGCATGACCTTTTAAAAGCCACACTTGTACACATAGATACATCTCCCCATGACACACCTCCAGAAACACGACAGCAAACCTCAGAGACTTTCAGCGCAGATGCAGACGAGCCTGCCACCTTACTGGACCACACAGACCCATCAGGGCATGAAGGTACGCACAGTCCCTCTCAAGACAGAAGGCCATCAACAAACTCAGGAAATACCCAAACTGGGGTGGGGGATGAGAAAGATGGTGCAGACAAGAACAGTGAGGGTGAGGATGAGTTGGAGTCAGATGAAGAAGAGCTGCTAAGAGTGATGGCTCGTTGTAATCCTATATTTATCACATTTAGTAAGTGA